From Cellulomonas fimi ATCC 484, a single genomic window includes:
- a CDS encoding alpha/beta hydrolase has translation MTTPVGAAGAANSTIVRSHVRLPWPARAAIATTDRVAPAVVARLALHLWCRPAARRADHVLPGGTRWTLPLGRGHVVGHTWGSGPRVYLVHGWGGHHGQLAGFVEPLVAAGHQVVTYDAPSHGDSGPGAFGRRQSTLPEMSATLAAVVAAHGHAHAVVAHSLGATATARAVLDGLAADRVVLVAPMADPLPHTRDFAHVLGFGEPTRQRLLALMEQRAGRPMAEFDVAAAAAHHGSPLPAALVVHDTLDKETNHADGERLAAAWTGARFHSTTGLGHRRILRDADVVAAVVEHVTGDGPAGAAGRVAEVSVQV, from the coding sequence ATGACGACTCCCGTAGGCGCCGCGGGTGCCGCGAATAGCACGATCGTTCGTTCGCACGTCCGGCTCCCGTGGCCCGCGCGGGCCGCCATCGCCACGACGGACCGGGTCGCACCGGCGGTCGTCGCGCGGCTCGCGCTCCACCTGTGGTGCCGGCCGGCCGCCCGCCGCGCCGACCACGTGCTCCCCGGCGGCACCCGCTGGACGCTGCCGCTCGGCCGCGGGCACGTCGTCGGCCACACCTGGGGCAGCGGGCCGCGCGTCTACCTCGTGCACGGCTGGGGCGGGCACCACGGGCAGCTCGCCGGGTTCGTCGAGCCGCTCGTCGCGGCCGGCCACCAGGTCGTCACCTACGACGCCCCGAGCCACGGCGACTCCGGCCCGGGCGCCTTCGGACGGCGGCAGAGCACGCTCCCCGAGATGTCCGCGACCCTCGCCGCCGTCGTCGCCGCCCACGGGCACGCCCACGCCGTCGTCGCGCACTCGCTCGGCGCGACGGCGACAGCCCGCGCGGTCCTCGACGGCCTCGCCGCGGACCGCGTGGTCCTCGTCGCCCCCATGGCCGACCCCCTGCCGCACACGCGCGACTTCGCCCACGTCCTCGGTTTCGGCGAGCCGACCCGGCAGCGGCTGCTCGCCCTCATGGAGCAGCGCGCGGGCCGTCCCATGGCCGAGTTCGACGTGGCGGCGGCCGCCGCCCACCACGGCAGCCCGCTGCCGGCCGCGCTCGTCGTGCACGACACGCTCGACAAGGAGACGAACCACGCCGACGGCGAGCGGCTCGCCGCGGCCTGGACCGGCGCGCGGTTCCACTCGACGACCGGGCTCGGGCACCGCCGGATCCTGCGCGACGCCGACGTGGTGGCCGCGGTCGTCGAGCACGTGACGGGCGACGGGCCGGCGGGCGCCGCGGGGCGCGTCGCGGAGGTGTCCGTGCAGGTCTGA
- a CDS encoding pyridoxamine 5'-phosphate oxidase family protein yields MTEPRSTARRVADTRHRLETDVDLWVATADPATGEPFLVPLSFLWDGETLLLSTPASSRTARNLLATGRARLGVGATRDVVLVDADVEVVDALPTDVGDAFATATGFDPRTLTGYAWFRARPRTVQAWREADELEGRTVLRDGRWVLEA; encoded by the coding sequence ATGACCGAGCCCCGCAGCACCGCCCGCCGCGTCGCGGACACCCGGCACCGGCTGGAGACCGACGTCGACCTCTGGGTCGCGACCGCCGACCCGGCGACCGGCGAGCCGTTCCTGGTGCCGCTGTCGTTCCTGTGGGACGGCGAGACGCTCCTGCTGTCGACGCCCGCGTCGAGCCGTACCGCGCGCAACCTCCTCGCGACCGGCCGTGCCCGGCTCGGGGTCGGCGCGACGCGGGACGTCGTGCTCGTGGACGCCGACGTGGAGGTCGTCGACGCGCTGCCGACCGACGTCGGCGACGCGTTCGCCACCGCGACGGGCTTCGACCCGCGCACCCTCACGGGCTACGCCTGGTTCCGCGCGCGTCCGCGGACGGTCCAGGCCTGGCGCGAGGCGGACGAGCTGGAGGGGCGCACCGTGCTGCGCGACGGCCGCTGGGTCCTCGAGGCCTGA